From a single Rosa rugosa chromosome 7, drRosRugo1.1, whole genome shotgun sequence genomic region:
- the LOC133723702 gene encoding uncharacterized protein LOC133723702, with amino-acid sequence MEDPSVEKIAISGPALASMIQRFSTSRGAVDGLIFGHVSLIAPTLSDDDSSSSSSTLIATVTSFFCSSSSLSFYTPSGRVDPLLLRRLAQPQPPSSHLLGWFSGRRRTHLRPSLREFAVSNSLISNPNLTFPIQNSPPPIAVDLKPCLFFLFASPISDQTIHTHEYRAYQFRSSTHSFDPKSIDIVNIGPAFRGHYGAFSPNSQLPALPCELRVSPMNVDKGEESLGQLKKGLKAQSELDMCAEGLEVNSLCRLMGSEAVNYTSGVEELYEKMLVKIESLARQVENSSAKIREQEDHNRKLRHKAARTAGL; translated from the exons ATGGAAGATCCTTCCGTAGAGAAAATCGCAATCTCCGGCCCGGCCCTGGCCTCCATGATCCAACGCTTCTCCACCTCCCGCGGCGCCGTCGACGGCTTAATCTTCGGCCACGTCAGCCTCATCGCCCCCACTCTCTCCGACGAcgattcctcctcctcctcctccaccctCATCGCCACCGTCACCTCCTTTttctgctcctcctcctccctctcCTTCTACACCCCCTCGGGTCGGGTCGACCcgctcctcctccgccgcctcGCCCAACCCCAACCCCCCTCCTCCCACCTCCTCGGCTGGTTCTCCGGCCGCCGCAGAACCCACCTCCGACCCTCCTTACGCGAATTCGCCGTCTCCAACTCTCTAATCTCCAACCCTAACCTCACCTTCCCAATCCAAAACTCTCCGCCGCCGATCGCCGTCGATCTCAAACCCtgcctcttcttcctcttcgcTTCCCCGATCTCCGATCAGACAATCCACACCCACGAGTACCGCGCCTACCAGTTCCGCAGCTCCACCCACTCCTTCGACCCCAAATCAATCGACATTGTCAACATCGGCCCGGCGTTTCGCGGCCACTACGGCGCCTTCAGCCCCAACTCGCAGCTTCCGGCCTTGCCCTGCGAATTGAGGGTTTCGCCGATGAATGTGGACAAGGGAGAAGAGAGTTTAGGGCAGTTGAAGAAGGGCTTGAAGGCCCAGAGTGAGCTGGATATGTGCGCCGAGGGGTTAGAGGTGAATAGCCTGTGTAGGCTGATGGGTTCGGAGGCTGTGAATTACACTTCTGGAGTGGAGGAGTTGTATGAGAAGATGCTTGTGAAGATTGAGAGCTTGGCCAGGCAAGTTGAGAACAGCTCTGCGAAGATTCGAGAGCAG GAAGATCACAACAGGAAGTTGCGACACAAAGCTGCTAGGACTGCTGGATTGTGA
- the LOC133723703 gene encoding PRA1 family protein B4-like, with translation MSTTVPPVLPISTTSVAAAAGSIESQASQPPIATPAFRAFINHITDTVRNGLSQRRPWAELADRSAFAKPESFSDATLRVRKNYSYFRVNYLAAVALIVAVSLFTHPFSLVVLLGLLAAWLFLYLFRPSDQPLVIFGRTFSDTQTLMGLVGLSVFVVFLTSVGSVLISALLVGVAVVLVHGAIRVPEDLFLDEQDTSASTGFLSFLNGAASNVAAATAPAMAAARG, from the coding sequence ATGTCAACCACCGTCCCACCCGTCCTCCCGATCTCCACCACCTccgtcgccgccgccgccggaTCCATCGAGTCCCAGGCCTCCCAGCCTCCGATCGCCACCCCGGCCTTCCGCGCCTTCATCAACCACATCACCGACACCGTCCGCAACGGCCTCTCCCAGCGCCGCCCCTGGGCCGAGCTCGCCGACCGCTCCGCCTTCGCCAAGCCCGAGTCCTTCTCCGACGCCACCCTCCGCGTCCGCAAGAACTACTCCTACTTCCGCGTCAACTACCTCGCCGCCGTCGCCCTCATCGTCGCCGTCTCCCTCTTCACCCACCCCTTCTCCCTCGTCGTCCTCCTCGGCCTCCTCGCCGCCTGGCTCTTCCTCTACCTCTTCCGCCCCTCCGATCAGCCCCTCGTTATCTTCGGCCGGACTTTCTCCGACACCCAAACCCTAATGGGCCTCGTCGGCCTCAGCGTCTTCGTCGTCTTCCTCACCTCCGTCGGATCCGTCCTCATCTCCGCTCTCCTGGTCGGAGTCGCCGTCGTCCTCGTTCACGGTGCCATTAGGGTTCCGGAGGATCTGTTCTTGGATGAGCAAGACACTTCTGCCTCCACCGGATTCCTATCATTCCTCAACGGCGCCGCCTCCAATgtcgccgccgccaccgccccGGCCATGGCTGCTGCTCGCGGTTGA
- the LOC133721584 gene encoding uncharacterized protein LOC133721584 — MTPKSSDRDRIMGKRPRVDETVVEWEKYSKNFDFAKDGLVNRMPRRMPTMGARKGRMRGKGGPENLNCSYRGVRQRIWGKWVSEIRVPSSNTHGLTSRKVGRLWLGTFDTAVEAAHAYDKAAKAMYGPVARLNFPESLEPSMSDETMESCDNASEFEDSVGEEPKQEDEVFDASIEEPSNEWHWEANSVKCELQMEDELVNNDVEFEEQAINNVRESVDEWHSAPKYVKCELQTEDEFVEDDVEVEALAMNNVREPEDVWPWEPTYVKCELENEDQLVTNDVEVEAVTTKNVREYEDVWQWEPKYVKCDLETQDELLQSKADVEGLAMNNVTEEEFQAVSYVGSSNHRHDNHLDNYLQAGKSDSVPNDKPYTNLDFSEIFSRFSNDYLDAELVDVKCNPKNDCNLSNDVTVDTPVMSKPMEKEFAVILESGDNNLHNEPINVASNNLVTNLGEYERTVLPPNEFQGDIAETMKPNGHNGFGDNNACLQEHYEQINVAYSPRSSIKPSTDIETQKEIDSKLGYLHSWSLDKTYGIELHNLPNQLQTADGLSGSFNYMEEECLGVDFNLDWSRQNYFSGEFEENALPNSWFPYHHGGSS; from the exons ATGACGCCCAAGAGTTCAGACAG GGATAGAATAATGGGCAAGAGGCCCAGAGTGGATGAAACTGTGGTTGAATGGGAGAAGTACAgtaaaaattttgattttgctaaagaTGGATTGGTGAATCGAATGCCACGTAGGATGCCAACCATGGGAGCTAGAAAGGGTCGTATGAGAGGAAAAGGAGGGCCTGAGAATTTAAATTGCAGTTATAGAGGTGTTAGGCAGAGGATTTGGGGCAAGTGGGTTTCTGAAATTCGAGTACCAAGTAGTAATACACATGGTTTGACGTCGAGAAAGGTTGGTCGTCTCTGGCTTGGTACTTTTGATACTGCTGTAGAAGCTGCACATGCTTATGATAAAGCTGCAAAGGCCATGTATGGTCCTGTGGCTCGGCTTAATTTCCCCGAATCTTTGGAACCATCAATGTCGGATGAGACCATGGAATCGTGTGATAATGCGTCTGAATTTGAGGATAGTGTGGGTGAAGAGCCAAAGCAGGAAGATGAGGTGTTTGATGCAAGTATAGAAGAGCCAAGTAATGAATGGCATTGGGAAGCTAACAGTGTTAAATGCGAATTACAAATGGAGGACGAGCTTGTTAATAATGATGTAGAATTTGAAGAACAGGCTATCAACAATGTAAGGGAGTCTGTAGATGAATGGCATTCAGCACCTAAGTATGTGAAATGTGAATTGCAAACTGAGGATGAGTTTGTTGAAGATGATGTAGAAGTTGAAGCACTCGCTATGAACAATGTAAGGGAGCCTGAAGATGTATGGCCTTGGGAACCTACGTATGTGAAATGTGAATTGGAAAATGAGGACCAGCTTGTTACAAATGATGTTGAAGTTGAAGCAGTCACTACAAAAAATGTAAGGGAATACGAAGATGTATGGCAGTGGGAACCTAAGTATGTAAAATGCGATTTGGAAACTCAGGACGAGCTTCTTCAAAGTAAAGCTGACGTTGAAGGACTTGCTATGAACAATGTAACAGAGGAGGAATTTCAAGCTGTGAGTTATGTTGGCAGCTCCAACCATAGACATGATAATCACTTGGATAATTATCTTCAGGCTGGGAAATCTGATTCAGTACCTAATGATAAGCCTTATACTAATTTGGACTTTTCAGAGATTTTTTCGAGGTTCAGTAATGATTACTTAGATGCTGAGCTTGTAGATGTGAAATGCAATCCAAAAAATGATTGCAACCTTTCAAATGATGTTACAGTTGACACGCCGGTAATGAGCAAACCCATGGAGAAAGAATTTGCTGTGATTCTGGAATCTGGAGACAACAATCTGCATAATGAACCGATAAACGTGGCAAGCAACAATCTGGTAACTAATCTGGGTGAATATGAAAGGACTGTGCTGCCTCCTAATGAATTTCAGGGCGATATTGCAGAAACTATGAAACCAAATGGCCATAATGGCTTTGGTGATAATAATGCTTGCTTGCAGGAACATTATGAACAGATAAATGTGGCCTACAGTCCAAGATCTAGCATCAAGCCTTCAACAGATATTGAAACGCAGAAAGAGATCGACAGCAAACTTGGCTACTTGCATAGTTGGTCTCTTGATAAAACATATGGCATTGAGCTACATAATCTTCCTAATCAGTTGCAGACAGCGGATGGCCTATCTGGGAGCTTTAATTATATGGAGGAAGAATGTTTAGGTGTCGATTTTAATCTAGATTGGTCGAGGCAAAATTACTTTTCGGGTGAATTTGAAGAGAATGCATTGCCTAATTCATGGTTCCCATACCATCACGGAGGCTCTAGCTAA
- the LOC133723701 gene encoding probably inactive leucine-rich repeat receptor-like protein kinase IMK2 has product MENKFIHALLFVQLLVLTCRPVSGGGDGVVVTRADYLTLRAFKQELIDFKGLLRSWNDSGYGVCSGGWAGIKCVKGQVIAIQLPWRRLGGRISEKIGQLQGLRKLSVHDNVLGGPVPAALGFLPNLRGVYLFNNRLSGSVPASIGNCPLLQTLDLSNNALNGSIPSLANSTRLLRLNLSFNSLSGSIPSSLTRSSSLIFLALQHNNLSGSIPSTWGGTNRTYQLKFLTLANNLISGTIPSSLSKLGFLEEISLSNNQITGTIPNEIGELTRLQKLDLSNNAINGSIPATFSNLSSIVTLNLEGNGLDNQIPEVLERMQNLSVLNLRSNKFSGHIPASIGNISGINQVDLSKNNFTGEIPASFSSLANLSSFNVSYNNLSGLVPSLLSKKFNSSSFVGNLQLCGYSASTRCSSPSPQNITLPTKEPLKKKHHHRLSTKDIILIAAGVVLAVLLLLCCSLLLCLFRKRSVLKGKNSKTAKQPAAGSIDKADPAGAVVSSGGEAGGKLVHFDGPFVFTADDLLCATAEIMGKSTYGTAYKATLEEGNQVAVKRLREKTTKGHKEFETEAAAIGKIRHPNLLALRAYYLGPKGEKLLVFDFMPKGSLASFLHARGPEMIIDWPTRMNIAIGVTRGLCHLHYQENIIHGNLTSSNILLDEQTNAHIADYGLSSLMTPAANTNVIATAGTLGYNAPELSKTKKSTEKTDVYSLGVIILELLTGKSPGEPMNGMDLPQWVASIVKEEWTNEVFDLELIRDVPIIGDQLLNTLKLALHCVDPSPAARPEAQQVLQQLEEIKPPEVNVGSADEGTEVPASAIE; this is encoded by the exons ATGGAAAATAAGTTCATCCATGCCTTACTCTTTGTTCAGCTACTGGTTCTCACTTGTAGACCTGTTTCGGGAGGAGGGGATGGAGTAGTTGTCACCCGAGCCGATTATCTAACACTTCGAGCATTCAAGCAAGAGCTTATCGATTTCAAAGGCTTGTTGCGCAGCTGGAATGACAGTGGCTATGGAGTTTGCTCAGGTGGGTGGGCAGGAATCAAGTGTGTTAAGGGGCAGGTCATTGCAATCCAGCTTCCATGGAGGAGACTTGGGGGACGAATCTCCGAGAAGATTGGGCAGCTTCAAGGGCTTCGAAAGCTTAGCGTGCATGACAATGTCTTAGGTGGCCCTGTCCCTGCGGCTCTGGGATTCCTCCCCAATCTAAGAGGGGTTTACCTCTTCAATAACCGGCTTTCGGGTTCTGTCCCTGCTTCAATCGGTAACTGTCCTCTTCTTCAAACTCTTGATTTGAGCAACAATGCACTTAATGGTTCTATTCCTAGTCTTGCAAACTCCACTAGGTTGCTTAGGCTTAATTTGAGCTTCAATTCGCTTTCTGGTTCAATCCCAAGTAGTCTCACTAGGTCAAGTTCCCTAATTTTCCTTGCTCTACAACACAACAACCTTTCTGGTTCTATTCCAAGTACTTGGGGTGGAACAAACAGAACTTACCAGCTTAAGTTCTTGACCCTAGCCAATAATCTCATCTCTGGAACTATCCCAAGCTCTCTGAGCAAGTTGGGTTTTCTTGAAGAGATTTCTCTGAGCAATAACCAGATTACAGGAACCATACCCAATGAAATAGGGGAGCTCACAAGGCTCCAAAAGCTAGACCTATCCAACAATGCCATCAATGGAAGCATTCCTGCTACCTTTTCCAATCTGTCCTCCATCGTGACATTGAATCTAGAAGGCAATGGCCTTGATAACCAAATCCCAGAAGTCTTGGAAAGAATGCAGAACCTCTCAGTACTTAATCTGAGGAGTAATAAATTCAGTGGTCATATTCCAGCTTCTATTGGGAATATCTCTGGGATTAACCAAGTTGATTTATCCAAAAACAATTTCACTGGAGAAATTCCTGCTTCATTTTCCAGCCTAGCCAATCTCAGTTCCTTCAATGTTTCTTACAACAATCTGTCTGGCTTAGTCCCATCTCTCCTATCCAAAAAGTTCAATTCCAGCTCTTTTGTGGGGAATCTTCAGCTATGTGGGTATAGTGCTTCAACTCGATGTTCTTCTCCGTCACCTCAGAATATTACACTTCCAACAAAAGAGCCTTTGAAGAAAAAGCATCACCACAGACTGAGTACAAAGGACATAATTCTCATAGCAGCAGGTGTCGTCCTAGCGGTTTTGCTTCTACTCTGCTGTTCTTTGCTTCTATGTTTGTTCAGGAAAAGGTCTGTATTGAAAGGAAAAAATAGTAAAACCGCCAAGCAACCGGCCGCTGGGAGCATTGACAAGGCAGATCCTGCAGGCGCTGTGGTTTCATCTGGAGGCGAAGCTGGTGGGAAGCTCGTTCACTTTGATGGGCCTTTTGTGTTTACAGCTGATGATCTATTGTGTGCCACTGCCGAGATAATGGGGAAAAGTACATATGGGACAGCATACAAGGCAACATTGGAGGAGGGTAATCAGGTTGCAGTGAAGAGGTTGAGGGAAAAGACTACAAAGGGCCACAAGGAGTTCGAAACTGAAGCTGCAGCAATTGGGAAGATTCGGCACCCGAATCTCCTTGCTCTTAGGGCCTATTACTTGGGTCCCAAGGGAGAGAAGCTCCTTGTCTTTGATTTCATGCCTAAGGGTAGTCTTGCATCATTCCTTCATG CTCGCGGACCAGAAATGATCATTGATTGGCCAACAAGGATGAACATAGCCATTGGAGTCACAAGAGGACTATGCCACCTCCACTACCAGGAGAACATCATACATGGGAATCTCACATCCAGCAACATACTACTTGATGAGCAGACTAATGCTCACATTGCAGACTATGGCCTTTCGAGCCTCATGACCCCCGCTGCCAACACCAATGTAATTGCCACTGCAGGAACCCTCGGCTACAATGCGCCAGAGCTCTCAAAGACCAAGAAGAGCACAGAAAAAACTGATGTCTACAGCCTTGGGGTGATCATATTGGAGCTCCTAACAGGAAAATCACCCGGAGAGCCAATGAATGGCATGGACTTGCCGCAGTGGGTGGCGTCGATTGTTAAGGAGGAGTGGACTAATGAAGTTTTTGATTTGGAGCTTATAAGGGATGTTCCAATCATAGGTGATCAGCTGCTTAACACACTGAAATTGGCTCTGCATTGTGTGGATCCCTCACCGGCCGCAAGACCAGAGGCTCAGCAAGTTCTGCAGCAGCTAGAAGAGATTAAGCCGCCTGAGGTAAATGTTGGTTCTGCTGACGAAGGAACAGAAGTACCGGCATCAGCAATTGAGTAA
- the LOC133721585 gene encoding protein DETOXIFICATION 44, chloroplastic, giving the protein MASSLSLSHQFLCTYSSETNQSSKTQPLTRTPKRSLALRTLLKSTSPKNSSTSLQSSPEEPNPIIKKPKRAANRPDPSPPSELSLFNSPLFIRLRRLRDESVTYDGIVVDILSIALPAALALAADPIASLIDTAFVGHLGSVELAAVGVSASVFNLVSKLFNVPLLNITTSFVAEEQALVGKAKDGSQQIGDDCQGDKESKKFLPSASTSLALAASIGIAEAVALFLGSGVLMDAMGISVDSPMRIPAEQFLSLRAFGAPPIVIALAAQGTFRGFKDTKTPLYAICAGNALNAVLDGILIFIFNLGIGGAAVATVISEYLIAAILLWKLNTQILLIPTNIDGRRIVRYLKSGGLLIGRTLAVVVTTTLATSMAAREGPVPMAGHQICIQVWLAVSLLTDALALAGQTLLASGYSQKNYEEARQVVYKALQLGLVMGIGLSAILFIGFKPFSGLFSTDTDVLAIACSGILFVAGSQPFNAIAFVLDGLYYGVSDFEFAAYSMVLVGLTSSVFILLAAPVFGLAGIWAGLFLFMALRVIAGIWRLGTKSGPWKLVWDEGELKS; this is encoded by the exons ATGGCGAGTTCTCTCTCGCTCTCGCACCAATTCCTATGTACATATTCGTCGGAAACCAACCAATCATCTAAGACACAACCCCTCACCAGAACCCCAAAACGCTCCCTCGCTCTCCGCACCCTCCTCAAATCCACGTCTCCCAAGAACAGCTCCACTTCACTTCAAAGTTCGCCGGAAGAGCCAAACCCCATTATCAAAAAACCCAAAAGGGCGGCCAATCGGCCTGACCCGAGTCCTCCTTCTGAATTGTCCTTATTCAACTCACCCTTATTCATTCGGCTTCGTCGGTTAAG AGATGAGAGCGTCACGTATGATGGGATTGTTGTGGACATTTTATCAATTGCATTGCCTGCTGCTTTGGCTCTGGCTGCTGACCCCATTGCTTCTTTGATTGATACAGCCTTTGTTGGGCATTTAG GATCTGTGGAACTGGCAGCAGTTGGTGTTTCGGCTTCGGTGTTCAATTTGGTTTCGAAGTTGTTTAACGTTCCATTGCTCAATATTACCACGTCTTTCGTTGCCGAAGAGCAGGCATTAGTTGGCAAGGCAAAGGATGGTTCTCAACAGATTGGTGATg ATTGCCAGGGTGACAAGGAAAGCAAGAAGTTCCTACCCTCGGCGTCCACTTCGTTGGCTCTTGCAGCTAGCATTGGCATTGCTGAAGCTGTTGCTCTTTTTCTTGGCTCGGGTGTCTTGATGGATGCCATGGGTATATCTGTT GATTCTCCAATGCGAATACCTGCCGAGCAGTTTCTTTCCCTAAGGGCATTTGGTGCTCCACCTATTGTAATTGCACTGGCTGCACAAGGAACATTTCGTGGATTTAAGGACACAAAGACACCTTTGTATGCCATCT GTGCTGGCAATGCACTTAATGCTGTACTGGATGGTATAttgatatttatttttaatcttGGCATTGGTGGTGCTGCAGTTGCTACTGTGATTTCTGA GTATTTGATTGCTGCTATTCTTTTGTGGAAATTGAATACCCAAATATTACTTATCCCTACTAATATTGATGGGAGAAGAATTGTCCGTTATCTCAAATCTG GGGGTCTTCTTATTGGCAGAACCTTAGCAGTGGTTGTAACTACGACACTAGCCACATCCATGGCAGCTAGGGAGGGCCCTGTCCCTATGGCTGGTCATCAGATTTGCATTCAAGTTTGGCTGGCAGTATCGTTGCTTACTGATGCATTAGCTCTTGCTGGTCAG ACACTTCTTGCCAGTGGTTATTCCCAAAAGAATTATGAAGAAGCACGCCAAGTGGTTTACAAAGCTCTACAG CTGGGTTTAGTGATGGGAATTGGTTTGTCTGCCATATTATTCATTGGTTTTAAACCGTTTTCTGGCTTATTCAGCACAGACACAGATGTCCTAGCAATTGCATGTTCTGGTATATTG TTTGTTGCCGGATCTCAGCCGTTTAACGCTATAGCGTTTGTTCTTGATGGGCTGTACTATGGAGTTTCAGACTTTGAATTTGCTGCTTATTCAATG GTGCTGGTAGGACTGACTTCTTCAGTGTTCATACTTTTGGCTGCTCCTGTTTTTGGTCTTGCTGGAATCTGGGCGGGGTTGTTTCTCTTCATGGCATTGCGTGTAATAGCTGGAATTTGGAG GTTAGGTACAAAAAGTGGACCATGGAAACTGGTCTGGGATGAAGGGGAGTTGAAAAGTTAG